The following are from one region of the Melospiza melodia melodia isolate bMelMel2 chromosome 14, bMelMel2.pri, whole genome shotgun sequence genome:
- the RAPGEF6 gene encoding rap guanine nucleotide exchange factor 6 isoform X2 — translation MSAPVEPRIKQALRKKPAERTPEDLNTIYSFLHGLDILSHFREHQLRIMSSSARYERYKGNQVLFCSETIARCWYILLSGSVLMKDSMFLPPCSFGKQSGGKRGCECIILEPSEMIVVENSKDNEESMLQREVPLRQSRRRYRRINQRGERQTITDNVDSSSYLSLPADLTKMHLTDNPHPQVTHVPSSQSGCSIASDSGSSSLSDIYQATESEMGDVDLTGLPEAPVDSEDEEEEEDEDIDRTSDPLLGRDVVRECLEKEPADKTDDDIEQLLEFMHQLPAFANMTMSVRRELCSVMIFEVVEQAGAIILEDGQELDSWYVILNGTVEITYPDGKSESLCMGNSFGITPSLDKQYMNGVVRTKVDDCQFVCIAQQDYWRILNHVEKNTHKVEEEGEIVMVKEHRELDRSGTRKGHIVIKATPERLIMHLIEEHSIVDPTYIEDFLLTYRTFLTSPLEVGNKLLEWFTVDSLRDKVTRVVLLWVNNHFNDFEGDPAMTRFLEEFEKNLEDTKMKGHLRLLNIACAAKAKWRQITLQKPSRDSPLFFSLLGGSDKGFGIFVETVEIGSKAAEAGLKRGDQIMEVNGQNFENITFVKALEILKNNTHLSITVKTNIFVFKELLCRIGQEKNGIPHIPKIAEKKNNRYSIPDMPGDVEQMFPREKGNKKMKANTVSGGRNRIRKILDKTRFSILPPKLFSDGSVSQSQDDSIVGTRQCRHSLAIMPIPGTLSSSSPDLLQPTTSILDFSNPSDIPDQVIRVFKADQQSCYIIISKDTTAKEVVSHAVHEFNLTGAPETYSLCEVSVSPEGVIKQRRLPDQFSKLADRIQLNGRYYLKNNMETETLCSDEDAQELLRESQISLLQLSTIEVATQLSMRDFELFRNIEPTEYIDDLYKLDSKTGNAHLKQFEDVINQETFWVAMEILAEPNQLKRMKIIKHFIKIALHCRECKNFNSMFAVISGLNLAPVARLRGTWEKLPSKYEKHLRDLQDLFDPSRNMAKYRNILSSQSMQPPIIPLFPVVKKDITFLHEGNDSKVDGLVNFEKLRMIAKEIRQVVRMTSANMDPAVMFRQRKKRWRSLGSLSQGSMNSNMLDVQGGAHKKRARRSSLLNAKKLYEDAQMARKVKQYLSNLSVETDEEKIQILSLQCEPAYSTLTKNLSERRGGKSSEMSPVPMRSIGQTTKAHQHQQNRMSQVLQVPTVNLYPSRKKGLTKDHVTFSTGSPQKSLSLSEEVSSSKKQTDDTMSMASSLHSSPPASPQGSPRKVGNIQRSDNCSQMNLSGSSSSLASETSNKNSGQRSYGIGYALIPSTKSDNFSDSSHSEISSRSSIVSNCSVDSMSAALQDERALSQSLLVVDSGGAERKEHPQALTDYGQPCPGWTITRPALIRGMAFTSSMSSEEISHEHITVEAADSGRGSWTSCSSSSHDNFQNIPNQKSWDLLSSYRHTQLDGPIAEVDAANYHSEEGYLYSEAFSKANRQSKASVELDQSRQSWASSSSLSDTYETNYGTIKRRGLENSSAEQTEALDSKAGADTTYKTVTSSTEKGLIVYCVTSPKKDDRYREPPPTPPGYMGISLADIKEGSPHHPHLKPPDYSVAVQRSKMLHSDLSRLPPDAAACVSSRMPQWHGRQPSSPRLAELPDADSEEDEDEQVSAV, via the exons CTTCCAGCTGACCTTACCAAGATGCACCTGACGGACAATCCCCATCCCCAGGTGACGCACGTCCCCTCCAGCCAGTCCGGCTGCAGCATTGCCAGcgactctgggagcagcagcctctCGGATATCTATCAG GCTACAGAAAGTGAGATGGGAGATGTTGATTTAACGGGTCTTCCGGAAGCTCCTGTAGACTCtgaagatgaagaagaggaggaggatgaagacaTTGACAGAACTTCTGATCCACTTCTGGGGCGAGATGTTGTCCGAGAGTGCCTTGAGAAGGAGCCTGCAGATAAAACTGATGATGACATTG AGCAATTGTTGGAATTCATGCATCAACTCCCTGCCTTTGCCAACATGACCATGTCTGTGAGGAGAGAGCTGTGCTCAGTGATGATATTTGAAGTCGTGGAGCAAGCAGGAGCCATCATACTTGAGGATGGCCAGGAA ctTGATTCTTGGTATGTTATTTTAAATGGCACAGTAGAAATCACCTATCCTGATGGGAAGAGTGAGAGTCTCTGTATGGGAAATAGTTTTGGGATTACTCCCTCACTGGACAAACAGTACATGAATGGAGTGGTCAGAACCAAAGTAGATGATTGTCAG TTTGTGTGTATAGCCCAGCAAGACTACTGGAGGATTCTGAACCATGTAGAAAAAAACACTCACAAAGTGGAGGAAGAAGGAGAAATTGTGATGGTAaaggagcacagggagctggaTCGCAGTGGAACCAGGAAAGGACACATAGTTATCAAG GCAACACCCGAGAGACTCATCATGCACTTAATAGAGGAACATTCTATTGTGGATCCAACCTACATCGAAGATTTTCTTTTAACATACAGAACATTTCTAACAAGTCCCTTGGAAGTTGGAAATAAACTCTTGGAATGGTTCACAGTGGACAGCCTCAGGGATAAG GTTACCAGGGTAGTGttactgtgggtgaacaatcatTTTAATGACTTTGAAGGAGATCCTGCCATGACTCGATTCCTGGAAGAATTTGAAAAGAACTTGGAAGATACG AAAATGAAAGGCCATCTCAGATTGCTGAATATTGCCTGTGCTGCCAAAGCAAAATGGAGACAAATCACCCTGCAAAAACCTTCCAGAGATTCTCCCCTGTTTTTCAGCCTTCTTGGAGGCAGTGACAAAGGGTTTGGCATTTTTGTAGAGACTGTGGAGATAGGCAGCAAAGCAGCAGAAGCTGGACTTAAGCGTGGTGATCAG aTAATGGAAGTAAATGGACAGAATTTTGAGAACATTACCTTTGTAAAAGCTCTGGAAATCTTAAAGAATAACACACATCTCTCCATTACTGTAAAAACAAACATTTTTG TGTttaaggagctgctctgcaggataGGACAGGAGAAGAATGGAATCCCACATATTCCAAAAAttgcagaaaagaaaaacaaccgtTACTCTATCCCAGATATGCCTGGAGATGTGGAACAGATGTTTCCCcgtgaaaaaggaaacaagaaaatgaaagcaaacaCTGTGTCTGGTGGGAGAAACAGAATCAGGAAAATTTTAGACAAGACCCGTTTCAGCATCTTGCCTCCAAAACTGTTCAG CGACGGCAGCGTGAGCCAGTCTCAGGACGACAGCATCGTGGGGACGCGGCAGTGCCGCCACAGCCTGGCCATcatgcccatccctggcaccctttCCTCCAGCAGCCCTGACCTGCTGCAGCCCACAACCAGCATTCTGGATTTCTCTAACCCTTCAG ATATTCCAGATCAAGTGATCCGAGTCTTCAAAGCAGATCAGCAGAGCTGTTACATCATCATCAGCAAAGACACTACAGCAAAGGAGGTGGTGAGTCATGCTGTCCACGAGTTCAACCTGACAGGAGCCCCTGAGACCTATTCCCTGTGCGAGGTGTCCGTCAGTCCCGAGGGGGTCATCAAGCAGCGCCGCCTCCCGGACCAGTTCTCCAAGCTGGCGGACAGGATTCAGCTCAATGGACG CTATTATCTGAAAAACAACATGGAAACAGAAACCTTATGCTCAGATGAGGATGCTCAAGAGCTACTCCGAGAGAGCcagatttccctgctgcagctgagcaCCATCGAGGTGGCCACGCAGCTTTCCATGCGCGACTTTGAGTTGTTCCGCAACATCGAGCCCACGGAGTACATCGACGACCTTTACAAGCTGGACTCCAAAACAGGCAACGCTCACCTGAAACAGTTTGAGGATGTCATAAATCAAGAGACCTTCTGGGTTGCCATGGAAATTTTAGCAGAACCCAACCAGCTCAAAAGAATGAAGATTATTAAGCATTTCATTAAAATTGCTCTCCACTGTCGAGAATGCAAGAACTTCAATTCCATGTTTGCGGTGATAAG TGGGTTAAATCTTGCACCAGTAGCTCGTCTCAGAGGCACTTGGGAAAAGTTACCCAGCAAGTATGAAAAGCACCTCAGAGACCTTCAAGATCTTTTTGATCCATCTCGAAACATGGCAAAATATCGCAACATCCTCAGCAGCCAGAGCATGCAGCCTCCAATTATCCCACTTTTTCCTGTTGTCAAGAAAGATATCACATTTCTGCATGAAG GCAATGATTCTAAAGTGGATGGCCTGGTAAATTTTGAGAAGCTGCGGATGATCGCCAAGGAAATCCGCCAAGTTGTCCGGATGACCTCTGCAAACATGGATCCAGCTGTGATGTTCAGACAAAG gaagaagaggtggagaAGTTTGGG GTCTCTGAGCCAGGGCAGCATGAACTCCAACATGCTGGACGTGCAGGGAGGGGCTCACAAGAAGCGCGCGCGCCGCAGCTCGCTCCTCAACGCCAAGAAGCTCTACGAGGATGCCCAGATGGCCAGGAAGGTGAAGCAGTACCTGTCCAACCTCAGCGTGGAGACGGATGAAGAGAAGATCCAGATATTGTCACTTCAGTGTGAGCCTGCATACAGCACTT TGACAAAGAATTTAAGTGAGAGAAGAGGAGGGAAATCCTCAGAAATGTCTCCAGTGCCCATGAGATCAATTGGCCAAACCACAAAAGCCCATCAGCATCAGCAAAACCGAATGAGTCAAGTTCTTCAGGTCCCAACTGTGAATCTGTACCCCAGCAGGAAAAAGGGACTGACAAAGGATCATGTCACATTCA GTACAGGCTCTCCACAGAAGTCATTAAGCTTGTCTGAGGAAGTAAGTAGTAGTAAGAAACAAACAGATGACACTATGTCCATGGCATCTTCGTTGCACTCCAGCCCACCTGCTTCTCCTCAGGGCTCCCCACGCAAAG TTGGCAACATCCAAAGGTCGGATAACTGCAGTCAGATGAATCTCTCTGGCTCTTCCTCATCACTGGCCAGTGAAACCAGCAACAAGAACAGTGGACAGCGCAGCTATGGAATAG GCTATGCCCTCATACCTTCCACTAAATCCGACAACTTCTCAGACTCCAGCCACAGTGAGATCTCATCGCGCTCCAGCATCGTGAGCAACTGCTCGGTGGACTCCATGTCAGCAGCGCTGCAGGACGAGAGGGCTTTGTCCCAGTCCCTGCTCGTGGTGGATTCAGGCGGGGCAGAGAGGAAGGAGCATCCTCAGGCACTGACAGATtatggccagccctgcccagg CTGGACCATCACTAGGCCTGCTCTGATCAGAGGGATGGCATTCACATCTTCCATGAGCAGCGAGGAGATCTCCCACGAGCACATCACGGTAGAGGCAGCAGACAGCGGCCGGGGCAGCTGGACTTCATGCTCAAGTAGCTCTCATGACAATTTCCAGAATATCCCAAACCAGAAGAGCTGGGATCTCCTCAGTTCTTACCGCCACACCCAGCTGGACGGACCTATAGCTGAAGTGGATGCCGCAAACTATCACTCTGAGGAGGGTTATTTGTATTCCGAAGCCTTTTCCAAAGCCAACAGGCAGTCGAAAGCCAGCGTGGAGCTGGACCAGTCTCGGCAGAGCTGGGCATCCTCCAGCTCCCTGTCAGACACTTACGAGACAAACTATGGGACAATTAAGCGGAGGGGGCTGGAGAACTCCTCGGCAGAGCAGACAGAGGCTTTGGACTCTAAAGCAGGCGCTGATACAACTTACAAAACTGTTACTTCGAGCACAGAAAAAGGCCTGATAG TGTACTGTGTCACCTCACCTAAGAAGGACGATAGGTATAGGGAGCCACCGCCCACCCCTCCGGGATACATGGGGATTTCTTTAGCGGACATTAAAGAAGGATCGCCCCACCACCCACACCTCAAACCTCCAGACTATAGTGTGGCAGTGCAGAGGTCAAAGATGCTGCACAGTGACCTGTCTAGACTGCCCCCCGACGCGGCGGCCTGTGTCTCCTCGAGGATGCCTCAGTGGCACGGCCGGCAGCCGTCCAGCCCCAGGCTAGCAGAGCTGCCTGACGCAGATAGTGAAGAGGATG AAGATGAACAAGTATCAGCAGTTTAA
- the RAPGEF6 gene encoding rap guanine nucleotide exchange factor 6 isoform X3, translating to MSAPVEPRIKQALRKKPAERTPEDLNTIYSFLHGLDILSHFREHQLRIMSSSARYERYKGNQVLFCSETIARCWYILLSGSVLMKDSMFLPPCSFGKQSGGKRGCECIILEPSEMIVVENSKDNEESMLQREVPLRQSRRRYRRINQRGERQTITDNVDSSSYLSLPADLTKMHLTDNPHPQVTHVPSSQSGCSIASDSGSSSLSDIYQATESEMGDVDLTGLPEAPVDSEDEEEEEDEDIDRTSDPLLGRDVVRECLEKEPADKTDDDIEQLLEFMHQLPAFANMTMSVRRELCSVMIFEVVEQAGAIILEDGQELDSWYVILNGTVEITYPDGKSESLCMGNSFGITPSLDKQYMNGVVRTKVDDCQFVCIAQQDYWRILNHVEKNTHKVEEEGEIVMVKEHRELDRSGTRKGHIVIKATPERLIMHLIEEHSIVDPTYIEDFLLTYRTFLTSPLEVGNKLLEWFTVDSLRDKVTRVVLLWVNNHFNDFEGDPAMTRFLEEFEKNLEDTKMKGHLRLLNIACAAKAKWRQITLQKPSRDSPLFFSLLGGSDKGFGIFVETVEIGSKAAEAGLKRGDQIMEVNGQNFENITFVKALEILKNNTHLSITVKTNIFVFKELLCRIGQEKNGIPHIPKIAEKKNNRYSIPDMPGDVEQMFPREKGNKKMKANTVSGGRNRIRKILDKTRFSILPPKLFSDGSVSQSQDDSIVGTRQCRHSLAIMPIPGTLSSSSPDLLQPTTSILDFSNPSAVGFYYIPDQVIRVFKADQQSCYIIISKDTTAKEVVSHAVHEFNLTGAPETYSLCEVSVSPEGVIKQRRLPDQFSKLADRIQLNGRYYLKNNMETETLCSDEDAQELLRESQISLLQLSTIEVATQLSMRDFELFRNIEPTEYIDDLYKLDSKTGNAHLKQFEDVINQETFWVAMEILAEPNQLKRMKIIKHFIKIALHCRECKNFNSMFAVISGLNLAPVARLRGTWEKLPSKYEKHLRDLQDLFDPSRNMAKYRNILSSQSMQPPIIPLFPVVKKDITFLHEGNDSKVDGLVNFEKLRMIAKEIRQVVRMTSANMDPAVMFRQRSLSQGSMNSNMLDVQGGAHKKRARRSSLLNAKKLYEDAQMARKVKQYLSNLSVETDEEKIQILSLQCEPAYSTLTKNLSERRGGKSSEMSPVPMRSIGQTTKAHQHQQNRMSQVLQVPTVNLYPSRKKGLTKDHVTFSTGSPQKSLSLSEEVSSSKKQTDDTMSMASSLHSSPPASPQGSPRKVGNIQRSDNCSQMNLSGSSSSLASETSNKNSGQRSYGIGYALIPSTKSDNFSDSSHSEISSRSSIVSNCSVDSMSAALQDERALSQSLLVVDSGGAERKEHPQALTDYGQPCPGWTITRPALIRGMAFTSSMSSEEISHEHITVEAADSGRGSWTSCSSSSHDNFQNIPNQKSWDLLSSYRHTQLDGPIAEVDAANYHSEEGYLYSEAFSKANRQSKASVELDQSRQSWASSSSLSDTYETNYGTIKRRGLENSSAEQTEALDSKAGADTTYKTVTSSTEKGLIVYCVTSPKKDDRYREPPPTPPGYMGISLADIKEGSPHHPHLKPPDYSVAVQRSKMLHSDLSRLPPDAAACVSSRMPQWHGRQPSSPRLAELPDADSEEDEDEQVSAV from the exons CTTCCAGCTGACCTTACCAAGATGCACCTGACGGACAATCCCCATCCCCAGGTGACGCACGTCCCCTCCAGCCAGTCCGGCTGCAGCATTGCCAGcgactctgggagcagcagcctctCGGATATCTATCAG GCTACAGAAAGTGAGATGGGAGATGTTGATTTAACGGGTCTTCCGGAAGCTCCTGTAGACTCtgaagatgaagaagaggaggaggatgaagacaTTGACAGAACTTCTGATCCACTTCTGGGGCGAGATGTTGTCCGAGAGTGCCTTGAGAAGGAGCCTGCAGATAAAACTGATGATGACATTG AGCAATTGTTGGAATTCATGCATCAACTCCCTGCCTTTGCCAACATGACCATGTCTGTGAGGAGAGAGCTGTGCTCAGTGATGATATTTGAAGTCGTGGAGCAAGCAGGAGCCATCATACTTGAGGATGGCCAGGAA ctTGATTCTTGGTATGTTATTTTAAATGGCACAGTAGAAATCACCTATCCTGATGGGAAGAGTGAGAGTCTCTGTATGGGAAATAGTTTTGGGATTACTCCCTCACTGGACAAACAGTACATGAATGGAGTGGTCAGAACCAAAGTAGATGATTGTCAG TTTGTGTGTATAGCCCAGCAAGACTACTGGAGGATTCTGAACCATGTAGAAAAAAACACTCACAAAGTGGAGGAAGAAGGAGAAATTGTGATGGTAaaggagcacagggagctggaTCGCAGTGGAACCAGGAAAGGACACATAGTTATCAAG GCAACACCCGAGAGACTCATCATGCACTTAATAGAGGAACATTCTATTGTGGATCCAACCTACATCGAAGATTTTCTTTTAACATACAGAACATTTCTAACAAGTCCCTTGGAAGTTGGAAATAAACTCTTGGAATGGTTCACAGTGGACAGCCTCAGGGATAAG GTTACCAGGGTAGTGttactgtgggtgaacaatcatTTTAATGACTTTGAAGGAGATCCTGCCATGACTCGATTCCTGGAAGAATTTGAAAAGAACTTGGAAGATACG AAAATGAAAGGCCATCTCAGATTGCTGAATATTGCCTGTGCTGCCAAAGCAAAATGGAGACAAATCACCCTGCAAAAACCTTCCAGAGATTCTCCCCTGTTTTTCAGCCTTCTTGGAGGCAGTGACAAAGGGTTTGGCATTTTTGTAGAGACTGTGGAGATAGGCAGCAAAGCAGCAGAAGCTGGACTTAAGCGTGGTGATCAG aTAATGGAAGTAAATGGACAGAATTTTGAGAACATTACCTTTGTAAAAGCTCTGGAAATCTTAAAGAATAACACACATCTCTCCATTACTGTAAAAACAAACATTTTTG TGTttaaggagctgctctgcaggataGGACAGGAGAAGAATGGAATCCCACATATTCCAAAAAttgcagaaaagaaaaacaaccgtTACTCTATCCCAGATATGCCTGGAGATGTGGAACAGATGTTTCCCcgtgaaaaaggaaacaagaaaatgaaagcaaacaCTGTGTCTGGTGGGAGAAACAGAATCAGGAAAATTTTAGACAAGACCCGTTTCAGCATCTTGCCTCCAAAACTGTTCAG CGACGGCAGCGTGAGCCAGTCTCAGGACGACAGCATCGTGGGGACGCGGCAGTGCCGCCACAGCCTGGCCATcatgcccatccctggcaccctttCCTCCAGCAGCCCTGACCTGCTGCAGCCCACAACCAGCATTCTGGATTTCTCTAACCCTTCAG CTGTTGGCTTTTACT ATATTCCAGATCAAGTGATCCGAGTCTTCAAAGCAGATCAGCAGAGCTGTTACATCATCATCAGCAAAGACACTACAGCAAAGGAGGTGGTGAGTCATGCTGTCCACGAGTTCAACCTGACAGGAGCCCCTGAGACCTATTCCCTGTGCGAGGTGTCCGTCAGTCCCGAGGGGGTCATCAAGCAGCGCCGCCTCCCGGACCAGTTCTCCAAGCTGGCGGACAGGATTCAGCTCAATGGACG CTATTATCTGAAAAACAACATGGAAACAGAAACCTTATGCTCAGATGAGGATGCTCAAGAGCTACTCCGAGAGAGCcagatttccctgctgcagctgagcaCCATCGAGGTGGCCACGCAGCTTTCCATGCGCGACTTTGAGTTGTTCCGCAACATCGAGCCCACGGAGTACATCGACGACCTTTACAAGCTGGACTCCAAAACAGGCAACGCTCACCTGAAACAGTTTGAGGATGTCATAAATCAAGAGACCTTCTGGGTTGCCATGGAAATTTTAGCAGAACCCAACCAGCTCAAAAGAATGAAGATTATTAAGCATTTCATTAAAATTGCTCTCCACTGTCGAGAATGCAAGAACTTCAATTCCATGTTTGCGGTGATAAG TGGGTTAAATCTTGCACCAGTAGCTCGTCTCAGAGGCACTTGGGAAAAGTTACCCAGCAAGTATGAAAAGCACCTCAGAGACCTTCAAGATCTTTTTGATCCATCTCGAAACATGGCAAAATATCGCAACATCCTCAGCAGCCAGAGCATGCAGCCTCCAATTATCCCACTTTTTCCTGTTGTCAAGAAAGATATCACATTTCTGCATGAAG GCAATGATTCTAAAGTGGATGGCCTGGTAAATTTTGAGAAGCTGCGGATGATCGCCAAGGAAATCCGCCAAGTTGTCCGGATGACCTCTGCAAACATGGATCCAGCTGTGATGTTCAGACAAAG GTCTCTGAGCCAGGGCAGCATGAACTCCAACATGCTGGACGTGCAGGGAGGGGCTCACAAGAAGCGCGCGCGCCGCAGCTCGCTCCTCAACGCCAAGAAGCTCTACGAGGATGCCCAGATGGCCAGGAAGGTGAAGCAGTACCTGTCCAACCTCAGCGTGGAGACGGATGAAGAGAAGATCCAGATATTGTCACTTCAGTGTGAGCCTGCATACAGCACTT TGACAAAGAATTTAAGTGAGAGAAGAGGAGGGAAATCCTCAGAAATGTCTCCAGTGCCCATGAGATCAATTGGCCAAACCACAAAAGCCCATCAGCATCAGCAAAACCGAATGAGTCAAGTTCTTCAGGTCCCAACTGTGAATCTGTACCCCAGCAGGAAAAAGGGACTGACAAAGGATCATGTCACATTCA GTACAGGCTCTCCACAGAAGTCATTAAGCTTGTCTGAGGAAGTAAGTAGTAGTAAGAAACAAACAGATGACACTATGTCCATGGCATCTTCGTTGCACTCCAGCCCACCTGCTTCTCCTCAGGGCTCCCCACGCAAAG TTGGCAACATCCAAAGGTCGGATAACTGCAGTCAGATGAATCTCTCTGGCTCTTCCTCATCACTGGCCAGTGAAACCAGCAACAAGAACAGTGGACAGCGCAGCTATGGAATAG GCTATGCCCTCATACCTTCCACTAAATCCGACAACTTCTCAGACTCCAGCCACAGTGAGATCTCATCGCGCTCCAGCATCGTGAGCAACTGCTCGGTGGACTCCATGTCAGCAGCGCTGCAGGACGAGAGGGCTTTGTCCCAGTCCCTGCTCGTGGTGGATTCAGGCGGGGCAGAGAGGAAGGAGCATCCTCAGGCACTGACAGATtatggccagccctgcccagg CTGGACCATCACTAGGCCTGCTCTGATCAGAGGGATGGCATTCACATCTTCCATGAGCAGCGAGGAGATCTCCCACGAGCACATCACGGTAGAGGCAGCAGACAGCGGCCGGGGCAGCTGGACTTCATGCTCAAGTAGCTCTCATGACAATTTCCAGAATATCCCAAACCAGAAGAGCTGGGATCTCCTCAGTTCTTACCGCCACACCCAGCTGGACGGACCTATAGCTGAAGTGGATGCCGCAAACTATCACTCTGAGGAGGGTTATTTGTATTCCGAAGCCTTTTCCAAAGCCAACAGGCAGTCGAAAGCCAGCGTGGAGCTGGACCAGTCTCGGCAGAGCTGGGCATCCTCCAGCTCCCTGTCAGACACTTACGAGACAAACTATGGGACAATTAAGCGGAGGGGGCTGGAGAACTCCTCGGCAGAGCAGACAGAGGCTTTGGACTCTAAAGCAGGCGCTGATACAACTTACAAAACTGTTACTTCGAGCACAGAAAAAGGCCTGATAG TGTACTGTGTCACCTCACCTAAGAAGGACGATAGGTATAGGGAGCCACCGCCCACCCCTCCGGGATACATGGGGATTTCTTTAGCGGACATTAAAGAAGGATCGCCCCACCACCCACACCTCAAACCTCCAGACTATAGTGTGGCAGTGCAGAGGTCAAAGATGCTGCACAGTGACCTGTCTAGACTGCCCCCCGACGCGGCGGCCTGTGTCTCCTCGAGGATGCCTCAGTGGCACGGCCGGCAGCCGTCCAGCCCCAGGCTAGCAGAGCTGCCTGACGCAGATAGTGAAGAGGATG AAGATGAACAAGTATCAGCAGTTTAA